A genome region from Dickeya chrysanthemi NCPPB 402 includes the following:
- the dut gene encoding dUTP diphosphatase has product MMKKIDVKILDARIGQQFPLPTYATPGSAGLDLRACLDNAIVLAAGETTLVPTGLAIHIADPSLAAVILPRSGLGHKHGVVLGNLVGLIDSDYQGQLMVSVWNRGNQPFTIEPGERIAQMVFVPVVQAEFNLVNDFVDSERGEGGFGHSGRH; this is encoded by the coding sequence ATGATGAAAAAAATCGACGTAAAAATTCTTGATGCACGTATCGGGCAGCAGTTCCCTCTGCCGACCTATGCGACGCCGGGCTCCGCCGGGCTGGATTTACGCGCCTGTCTGGACAACGCCATCGTGCTGGCCGCGGGAGAAACCACACTGGTGCCGACCGGTCTGGCTATCCACATTGCCGACCCGTCGCTGGCGGCGGTGATCCTGCCCCGCTCGGGTCTCGGTCACAAACACGGCGTGGTGCTGGGTAATCTGGTGGGATTGATCGATTCCGACTACCAGGGGCAGTTGATGGTGTCCGTCTGGAACCGCGGCAACCAGCCGTTCACCATTGAACCCGGTGAGCGCATCGCCCAGATGGTGTTCGTGCCGGTGGTGCAGGCCGAATTCAATCTGGTTAACGATTTCGTCGACAGCGAGCGAGGAGAAGGTGGTTTCGGCCATTCCGGCCGCCACTGA
- the rpmG gene encoding 50S ribosomal protein L33 codes for MAKGVREKIKLVSSAGTGHYYTTTKNKRTKPEKLELKKFDPVVRQHVLYKEAKIK; via the coding sequence ATGGCTAAAGGTGTTCGCGAGAAGATCAAGCTGGTTTCTTCTGCTGGTACTGGTCACTACTATACCACTACGAAGAACAAGCGTACTAAGCCGGAAAAACTGGAATTGAAAAAGTTCGATCCAGTTGTCCGTCAGCACGTTCTCTACAAAGAAGCTAAAATCAAGTAA
- the dgcN gene encoding N-acetyltransferase DgcN: MLIPQPYLLFLGDVTDPLAVKTARGIHTWRPEQCVGQLRLAGSTVSLGLDDLDIPAAVARGAKTLVLGTANAGGFLPPHWLDTVRTAIEAGMNVANGLHQRLIDVPGLQELAERHQVQLFDIRHMRPALSVGSGKKRSGKRVLTVGTDCSVGKMYTSLALEAAMRAQGMKADFRATGQTGVLVAGDGIAIDAVIADFIAGAAEALSPANDDDHWDIVEGQGSLFHPSYAGVTTGLIHGAQPHWLVMCHEMGRPHMRHLPHQPMVELDDCVDACLRAARVTNPDVQLAGFAINTSNYGEQEARDYCRGLRERFGVPATDPIRFGIDDIATLLKTRG, translated from the coding sequence ATGCTGATTCCACAACCTTACCTGCTTTTTCTTGGCGACGTGACCGACCCACTGGCGGTGAAAACGGCACGCGGCATTCACACCTGGCGCCCCGAACAATGCGTAGGTCAGCTACGCCTGGCGGGCAGCACGGTGTCGCTGGGGCTCGATGATCTGGATATCCCGGCCGCCGTGGCGCGCGGCGCCAAAACGCTGGTGCTGGGCACCGCCAACGCCGGCGGTTTCCTGCCGCCACACTGGCTGGACACCGTGCGTACCGCCATCGAGGCCGGTATGAATGTTGCCAATGGTCTGCACCAACGGCTGATTGACGTTCCCGGTTTGCAGGAACTGGCGGAACGGCATCAGGTACAGTTGTTCGATATCCGCCACATGCGCCCGGCACTGAGCGTCGGCAGCGGCAAGAAACGTAGCGGCAAACGCGTACTGACCGTCGGCACCGACTGTTCGGTCGGCAAAATGTACACTTCGCTGGCGCTGGAAGCCGCCATGCGCGCACAAGGTATGAAAGCTGATTTTCGCGCCACCGGCCAAACCGGGGTGCTGGTTGCCGGCGACGGTATCGCCATTGACGCGGTAATCGCCGATTTTATCGCCGGTGCCGCCGAAGCGCTGTCACCCGCCAATGACGACGATCATTGGGATATCGTCGAAGGTCAGGGGTCGCTGTTTCACCCGTCTTATGCCGGGGTCACCACCGGTCTTATCCACGGCGCTCAGCCGCACTGGCTGGTGATGTGCCATGAAATGGGTCGCCCGCACATGCGCCACCTGCCCCATCAACCGATGGTGGAGTTAGACGACTGCGTGGATGCCTGCCTGCGCGCCGCCCGTGTGACCAACCCGGATGTGCAACTGGCGGGGTTCGCCATCAACACCTCCAACTATGGCGAACAGGAAGCGCGTGATTACTGCCGTGGCCTGCGCGAACGCTTCGGCGTGCCCGCCACCGACCCGATCCGCTTCGGTATCGATGACATTGCGACGCTGCTGAAAACCCGGGGATAA
- the slmA gene encoding nucleoid occlusion factor SlmA, with product MAEKENTKRNRREEILQALAQMLESSDGSQRITTAKLAATVGVSEAALYRHFPSKTRMFDSLIEFIEDSLTTRINLILQDEKDTFNRLRLILLLILGFAEKNPGLTRILTGHALMFEQDRLQGRINQLFDRIESQLRQVLREHKLRSGEAFRHDETLLASQLLAFCEGMLSRFTRSEFRSLPTQDFETRWPLLAAQLQ from the coding sequence ATGGCAGAGAAAGAAAATACGAAAAGGAACCGCCGCGAGGAAATTCTGCAGGCACTGGCGCAAATGCTGGAATCCAGCGACGGCAGTCAACGTATCACCACCGCCAAACTGGCCGCCACCGTCGGCGTTTCAGAAGCCGCGCTTTACCGGCATTTTCCCAGCAAAACGCGGATGTTTGACAGCCTGATCGAATTTATTGAAGACAGCCTGACCACCCGCATCAACCTGATCCTGCAGGATGAAAAAGACACCTTTAATCGGCTGCGGCTGATTTTATTGCTGATTCTCGGCTTTGCCGAGAAAAACCCCGGTTTGACGCGCATTCTCACCGGTCATGCGCTGATGTTCGAACAAGACCGGCTGCAAGGGCGCATCAACCAGTTGTTTGACCGCATTGAATCTCAGTTGCGCCAGGTACTGCGAGAACACAAGCTGCGCAGCGGCGAAGCGTTTCGCCATGATGAAACGCTGCTGGCCAGCCAGTTACTAGCGTTCTGCGAAGGGATGCTCTCGCGCTTTACCCGCTCCGAGTTCCGCTCCCTGCCGACGCAGGATTTCGAAACCCGCTGGCCATTACTGGCCGCCCAGCTTCAGTAA
- the pyrE gene encoding orotate phosphoribosyltransferase encodes MKAYQRQFIEFALSKQVLKFGEFTLKSGRISPYFFNAGLFNTGRDLALLGRFYAEALVDANVAFDVLFGPAYKGIPIATTTAVALAEHHDRDVPYCFNRKEAKDHGEGGNLVGSPLKGRIMLVDDVITAGTAIRESMDIIAAQGATLAGVLIALDRQERGRGELSAIQEVERDYQCNVTSIITLGDLISWLAEKPEMAAHLDAVNAYRAQYGV; translated from the coding sequence ATGAAAGCCTATCAGCGTCAGTTTATCGAATTCGCACTCAGCAAGCAGGTTCTGAAGTTCGGCGAATTTACCCTGAAATCCGGGCGCATCAGCCCCTATTTCTTTAATGCCGGGCTGTTTAATACCGGGCGCGATCTGGCGTTGTTGGGGCGTTTCTATGCCGAGGCGTTGGTGGATGCCAACGTGGCGTTCGACGTCCTGTTCGGGCCTGCCTACAAAGGCATTCCGATTGCGACCACGACGGCGGTGGCGCTGGCGGAACACCATGACCGTGATGTGCCTTACTGTTTCAACCGTAAAGAAGCCAAGGATCATGGCGAAGGCGGCAATCTGGTCGGTAGCCCGCTGAAAGGCCGCATTATGCTGGTGGATGATGTGATTACCGCGGGCACCGCTATCCGCGAATCCATGGACATCATCGCCGCACAAGGGGCAACGCTGGCTGGTGTGTTGATTGCGTTGGACCGTCAGGAGCGCGGACGCGGCGAGTTATCCGCGATTCAGGAAGTCGAACGCGATTACCAGTGCAACGTCACGTCGATCATTACGTTGGGGGATCTGATTAGCTGGCTGGCGGAAAAACCGGAAATGGCCGCACATCTGGACGCAGTAAACGCCTATCGTGCGCAGTACGGCGTATAA
- the rph gene encoding ribonuclease PH has translation MRPTGRSAQQIRPLTFTRHYTKHAEGSVLVEFGDTKVLCNATVEEGVPRFLKGQGQGWITAEYGMLPRSTHSRNAREAAKGKQGGRTLEIQRLIARSLRAAVDLNKLGEYTITLDCDVLQADGGTRTASITGACVALADALNGMVAGGKLKASPLKGMVAAVSVGIVKGEAVCDLEYVEDSAAETDMNVVMTEDGRMIEVQGTAEGEPFSHDELLSLLALARQGIEDIVRAQKAALAD, from the coding sequence ATGCGCCCAACAGGCCGAAGTGCCCAGCAAATTCGCCCTCTTACATTCACCCGCCACTACACCAAACACGCCGAAGGGTCGGTACTGGTGGAGTTTGGCGATACCAAAGTGCTGTGCAACGCCACGGTGGAAGAAGGGGTTCCACGTTTCCTGAAAGGTCAGGGACAAGGTTGGATCACGGCGGAATACGGTATGCTGCCGCGTTCTACCCACAGCCGTAACGCCCGTGAAGCCGCGAAAGGTAAACAAGGCGGCCGTACGCTGGAAATCCAGCGGCTGATCGCCCGTTCGCTGCGCGCCGCCGTAGATTTGAACAAACTGGGTGAATACACCATTACGCTGGATTGCGATGTGTTGCAGGCCGATGGCGGTACCCGTACCGCCTCCATCACCGGCGCCTGCGTGGCGCTGGCCGATGCGCTCAACGGCATGGTGGCCGGTGGCAAGCTGAAAGCCAGCCCGCTGAAAGGCATGGTGGCGGCGGTATCGGTCGGGATCGTCAAGGGCGAAGCGGTGTGCGACCTGGAATACGTGGAAGACTCCGCGGCGGAAACCGACATGAACGTGGTGATGACCGAAGACGGCCGTATGATTGAGGTGCAGGGCACCGCCGAGGGCGAGCCGTTCAGCCACGACGAGCTGCTGTCGTTGCTGGCGCTGGCGCGTCAGGGCATTGAAGACATTGTTCGAGCGCAGAAGGCCGCACTGGCCGATTAA
- the rpmB gene encoding 50S ribosomal protein L28 yields MSRVCQVTGKRPVTGNNRSHAMNATKRRFLPNLHSHRFWVEGEKRFVTLRVSAKGMRVIDKKGIEAVLADLRARGEKY; encoded by the coding sequence ATGTCCCGAGTCTGCCAAGTTACTGGCAAGCGTCCGGTGACCGGTAATAACCGTTCCCACGCAATGAATGCGACTAAACGCCGTTTTCTGCCAAACCTGCATTCCCATCGTTTTTGGGTTGAAGGTGAGAAGCGTTTTGTAACGCTGCGCGTATCTGCTAAAGGTATGCGTGTTATCGATAAAAAGGGTATCGAAGCGGTTCTGGCCGATCTGCGTGCCCGTGGTGAAAAGTATTAA
- the radC gene encoding RadC family protein, producing the protein MEWNNGCAPREKLMSLGVEALSDAELLAIFLRTGVEGIHVMELAQNLLQQFGSLYQLMTADWVAFNGVRGVGISKYTQLQAVAELARRLFSSHLAREDAMLNSEVTQQYLQLLLAHQEREVFLVMFLDNQHRVIRHQEMFAGTISSVEVHPREIVREALKANAAALILAHNHPSGRAEPSKADRSITGKIVQACQLLDIRVLDHLVIGRGEYVSFAERGWI; encoded by the coding sequence ATGGAATGGAATAACGGTTGCGCACCGCGTGAAAAACTGATGTCCCTTGGCGTAGAAGCGCTCAGTGATGCCGAACTGTTGGCGATCTTTCTACGCACAGGAGTGGAAGGCATTCATGTGATGGAACTGGCGCAAAATCTGTTGCAGCAGTTCGGTTCGTTATACCAATTGATGACGGCCGACTGGGTGGCGTTTAATGGCGTTCGGGGGGTTGGTATCTCCAAATATACCCAGTTGCAGGCGGTGGCGGAACTTGCCCGGCGGTTGTTTTCTTCCCATCTGGCGCGGGAAGATGCCATGTTGAATTCCGAGGTGACGCAGCAGTATCTGCAATTGTTGCTGGCGCATCAGGAGAGAGAAGTTTTTCTGGTGATGTTTCTGGATAACCAGCATCGGGTGATTCGTCATCAGGAGATGTTTGCCGGTACGATCAGTAGCGTGGAGGTGCATCCGCGCGAAATTGTACGAGAAGCGCTCAAAGCTAACGCCGCTGCGCTGATTTTGGCGCATAACCATCCATCCGGACGGGCGGAGCCCAGTAAGGCTGACCGTTCCATCACCGGAAAAATCGTGCAAGCCTGTCAGTTGCTGGATATTCGGGTGCTCGACCACCTGGTCATTGGACGTGGCGAGTACGTTTCTTTTGCCGAGCGAGGGTGGATTTAA
- a CDS encoding DUF202 domain-containing protein: MTAPAAPPPRDPGLQPERTRLAWSRTAFVLLINSVLLLKAGLMKSQPLMLATGLLLLMMTLITYLWSRLRWRALRHSGYPCTPQSMWMMRLLMLTVMVTALSLLVGFING; the protein is encoded by the coding sequence ATGACCGCCCCTGCCGCTCCCCCGCCGCGCGATCCGGGCCTGCAACCGGAACGCACCCGGCTCGCCTGGTCGCGTACCGCCTTCGTGTTATTGATCAACAGCGTATTGCTGCTGAAAGCCGGCTTGATGAAAAGCCAGCCGCTGATGCTGGCAACCGGGCTGTTGCTGCTGATGATGACCCTGATCACCTACCTCTGGTCGCGCCTGCGGTGGCGAGCGCTGCGGCACAGCGGCTATCCCTGTACCCCGCAATCGATGTGGATGATGCGGCTGCTGATGTTAACGGTGATGGTGACCGCATTAAGCTTGCTGGTGGGTTTCATCAACGGTTAA
- the dgcA gene encoding N-acetyl-D-Glu racemase DgcA, with protein MRQMQIETVELPLARPFAISRGTRTSVTVVRVTLEERGFIGRGECTPTAHYQETADSVARQLETVRRVVENGVGLDALQRLLPPGSARNALDCALWRLNAALARQTLWQHLAIAPPQSIVTAETLSLDSVDNMANAAKDAVSRGALLLKIKLDRNQILEKVAAIRQSAPNVTLIVDANEAWSGLELEPLLRQLAAHRIAMVEQPLPAGQDGELATFEHAIPVCADESCHHRGDIAALRDRYEMINIKLDKCGGLTEALAMVAQARQYGLRIMVGCMLGSSLAMEAAMPAALAAEHVDLDGPIWLAADSSPYLTYNLGRIWL; from the coding sequence ATGCGACAGATGCAAATTGAAACCGTGGAACTGCCGCTGGCCCGTCCGTTCGCCATTTCCCGCGGCACGCGTACCTCGGTCACCGTGGTACGGGTGACGCTGGAAGAGCGCGGCTTTATCGGCCGGGGGGAATGCACCCCGACTGCGCACTATCAGGAAACCGCCGACAGCGTGGCCCGTCAGTTGGAAACCGTGCGTCGGGTGGTGGAAAACGGCGTCGGTCTGGACGCGTTGCAGCGGTTGCTGCCGCCCGGTTCGGCCCGCAACGCGCTGGACTGCGCCCTGTGGCGGCTGAACGCCGCGCTCGCCAGACAAACGCTGTGGCAGCACCTCGCCATTGCGCCGCCGCAGTCGATCGTCACCGCTGAAACCCTGAGCCTCGACAGCGTGGACAACATGGCGAACGCCGCCAAAGACGCGGTTTCCCGCGGTGCGCTGCTGCTGAAAATCAAGCTCGACCGAAACCAGATTCTGGAAAAAGTGGCGGCGATTCGTCAGTCCGCGCCCAACGTCACGCTGATTGTCGATGCCAACGAAGCCTGGAGCGGGCTGGAGCTGGAACCGCTACTGCGCCAGTTGGCCGCGCATCGCATCGCGATGGTGGAACAGCCGCTGCCCGCCGGGCAGGACGGCGAACTGGCGACGTTTGAGCACGCCATTCCGGTGTGCGCCGACGAAAGCTGTCATCACCGTGGCGACATCGCCGCTCTGCGCGACCGTTACGAGATGATCAACATCAAGCTGGATAAGTGCGGCGGGCTGACCGAAGCGCTGGCGATGGTGGCACAAGCACGCCAGTACGGCCTGCGCATCATGGTGGGCTGTATGCTGGGTTCCTCGCTGGCGATGGAAGCGGCCATGCCGGCGGCGCTGGCGGCCGAACATGTCGATCTGGACGGCCCTATCTGGCTGGCCGCCGATAGCTCGCCGTACCTGACGTATAACCTTGGCCGCATCTGGCTGTGA
- the coaBC gene encoding bifunctional phosphopantothenoylcysteine decarboxylase/phosphopantothenate--cysteine ligase CoaBC — MTDSSSLHGLSGTSLAGKHIVLGISGGIAAYKGPELVRRLRDRGAEVRVVMTPAASAFITPLTLQAVSGHPVSNDLLDPAAEAAMGHIELGKWADLVILAPASADLIARLAAGMANDLLTTVCLATPSPIAIAPAMNQQMYRAAATQHNLGVLAARGALIWGPDSGSQACGDIGPGRMIDPLAIVAHADAHFSHVNDLQHLNIMITAGPTREALDPVRFISNHSSGKMGFAIAAAAAARGARVTLIAGPVHLPTPDHVNRIDVISALDMHQAVMSCAARQHIVIGCAAVADYRAHVIADEKIKKQGDEISVALVKNPDIIADVAAMIENRPYVVGFAAETSNVEEYARQKLARKQLDLICANDVSLSDQGFNSENNALHLFWPGGDKRLPHGSKHLLGQQLIDEIVSRYDEKNRRKNS; from the coding sequence ATGACAGATTCTTCCAGTCTGCACGGGCTTTCCGGCACATCGCTTGCGGGAAAACATATCGTACTGGGCATCAGCGGCGGCATCGCCGCCTACAAAGGCCCGGAACTGGTGCGACGCCTGCGCGACAGGGGCGCTGAAGTACGCGTGGTCATGACGCCGGCGGCCAGCGCATTTATCACGCCGTTGACGCTGCAGGCGGTATCCGGCCATCCGGTATCGAACGATCTGCTCGATCCCGCCGCCGAGGCGGCGATGGGCCATATCGAGCTGGGAAAATGGGCGGACCTGGTGATCCTGGCACCGGCATCGGCGGATTTAATCGCCCGTCTGGCGGCCGGCATGGCCAACGACTTGCTGACTACCGTCTGTCTGGCGACGCCTTCCCCTATCGCCATCGCCCCGGCCATGAATCAACAGATGTACCGTGCGGCGGCAACACAGCACAATTTGGGCGTGCTGGCGGCTCGCGGCGCGTTGATCTGGGGCCCGGACAGCGGCAGCCAGGCTTGCGGCGATATCGGCCCCGGCCGGATGATTGATCCGTTGGCGATTGTCGCGCACGCCGACGCGCACTTTTCTCATGTCAATGATCTGCAACACCTGAATATTATGATAACGGCAGGGCCGACGCGCGAAGCACTGGACCCGGTGCGGTTTATCAGCAATCACAGTTCGGGGAAAATGGGGTTTGCCATTGCCGCCGCCGCCGCCGCGCGCGGTGCCCGTGTGACGTTGATAGCCGGCCCGGTGCATTTGCCGACGCCGGATCATGTCAACCGTATCGACGTCATCAGCGCGCTGGATATGCATCAGGCGGTCATGTCGTGTGCTGCACGGCAGCATATCGTGATCGGCTGCGCCGCCGTGGCGGACTACCGGGCGCACGTTATCGCCGACGAAAAGATCAAAAAGCAGGGTGATGAAATCAGTGTCGCTCTGGTCAAAAATCCGGATATCATCGCCGATGTGGCGGCAATGATCGAAAACCGGCCTTATGTCGTCGGGTTTGCCGCCGAAACCAGTAATGTGGAAGAATACGCGCGCCAAAAGCTGGCCCGCAAACAGCTGGACCTGATTTGCGCGAACGATGTATCCCTTTCCGATCAGGGATTTAACTCGGAAAATAATGCATTACACCTTTTCTGGCCGGGTGGAGACAAGCGTCTGCCGCACGGCAGTAAACACCTGTTGGGCCAACAGTTAATTGACGAGATTGTCAGCCGTTATGATGAAAAAAATCGACGTAAAAATTCTTGA
- a CDS encoding YidH family protein, which produces MPMSDPASSPTSPDKRIPWQQQGSTPDYRFSLANERTFLAWIRTALAFLAGAIAIDQFAPTLAPPVIRSGIAAFLALAAALLAWMAYRRWADNERAMRTGQALPYTRLLIVIASSVSAISVALALIILLL; this is translated from the coding sequence ATGCCCATGAGTGACCCCGCTTCTTCACCGACGTCGCCCGACAAGAGAATCCCCTGGCAGCAGCAAGGCTCGACGCCGGATTACCGTTTTTCGCTGGCCAACGAGCGCACTTTCCTGGCCTGGATCCGCACCGCGCTGGCTTTTTTGGCGGGAGCCATCGCCATTGACCAGTTTGCGCCCACGCTGGCGCCCCCTGTCATTCGGTCCGGTATTGCTGCGTTTCTGGCGCTGGCGGCGGCGCTGTTGGCCTGGATGGCTTACCGGCGCTGGGCAGACAACGAACGGGCGATGCGCACCGGCCAGGCGCTGCCTTATACCCGTCTGTTGATTGTCATCGCCAGCAGCGTGAGCGCTATTTCCGTTGCGCTGGCGCTGATTATCCTGTTGCTGTAG
- the coaD gene encoding pantetheine-phosphate adenylyltransferase, which yields MKTRAIYPGTFDPLTNGHLDLLTRATCMFDHLILAIAASPGKNTLFTLEERVALAKEATQHLSNVEVVGFTELMATFARQQQATILVRGLRAVSDFEYELQLTKMNHHLMPTLESVFLMPSEQWSFISSSLVKEVARHGGDVSHFLPPPISAALQKKLA from the coding sequence ATGAAGACTAGAGCTATCTACCCCGGCACCTTTGACCCGTTGACCAACGGCCATCTGGATCTGCTGACGCGGGCGACATGCATGTTTGACCATCTGATTCTGGCTATTGCCGCCAGCCCTGGCAAAAACACGCTGTTTACGCTGGAAGAGCGGGTCGCGCTGGCGAAAGAAGCCACACAACATCTGTCGAACGTCGAAGTGGTGGGTTTTACCGAGCTGATGGCGACATTCGCCCGGCAGCAGCAGGCAACGATTCTGGTGCGCGGACTACGCGCCGTCTCTGATTTCGAATACGAGCTGCAACTGACTAAAATGAATCACCATCTGATGCCGACGCTGGAAAGCGTCTTCCTGATGCCATCCGAACAGTGGTCCTTCATTTCCTCATCGCTGGTGAAAGAAGTCGCTCGCCACGGCGGCGATGTGTCGCACTTCTTGCCGCCGCCCATTTCCGCCGCTCTGCAGAAAAAATTGGCCTGA
- the mutM gene encoding bifunctional DNA-formamidopyrimidine glycosylase/DNA-(apurinic or apyrimidinic site) lyase gives MPELPEVETSRRGISPWLVGHTILYAEVRNARLRWPVSPEILSLSDMPVLSVQRRAKYLLIELPTGWIIVHLGMSGSLRVLPEYCEPEKHDHVDLIMDSGKVLRYTDPRRFGAWLWCDDPATSSVLAHLGPEPLSDDFSGDYLFKQSRGRKTPVKLWIMDNKLVVGVGNIYASESLFNAGILPERLAGSLSQAEADQLVHSIKQVLQRSIEQGGTTLRDFLQSDGKPGYFAQELQVYGRGGQPCHHCGTLIDSIRQGQRSTFFCKRCQR, from the coding sequence ATGCCCGAATTACCGGAAGTAGAAACCAGTCGCCGCGGTATTTCACCCTGGCTGGTCGGTCATACCATTTTGTATGCTGAGGTACGCAATGCGCGTCTTCGCTGGCCTGTCTCCCCTGAAATTCTGTCGCTCAGCGATATGCCGGTGCTGAGTGTGCAACGGCGCGCCAAATACCTGCTGATTGAGCTGCCGACCGGCTGGATAATCGTCCATCTGGGGATGTCCGGTAGTCTGCGGGTATTGCCGGAATACTGTGAACCGGAGAAACATGACCATGTCGATTTGATCATGGATAGCGGTAAAGTGCTGCGCTATACCGATCCGCGTCGTTTCGGTGCCTGGTTATGGTGTGATGACCCGGCGACCAGTTCAGTGCTGGCACATCTGGGGCCGGAGCCGCTGAGCGACGATTTTTCCGGTGATTATCTGTTTAAGCAATCTCGCGGCCGTAAGACGCCGGTCAAGTTGTGGATTATGGATAACAAGCTGGTGGTGGGCGTCGGTAATATTTATGCCAGCGAGTCATTGTTTAATGCCGGTATTCTGCCGGAACGATTGGCCGGTTCACTGTCGCAAGCGGAAGCGGACCAGTTGGTGCATTCCATCAAACAGGTATTACAGCGTTCCATTGAGCAGGGCGGCACCACGTTACGGGATTTCCTGCAGTCTGATGGAAAACCGGGTTATTTCGCGCAGGAGTTGCAGGTCTATGGCCGCGGCGGCCAGCCTTGTCACCACTGCGGCACGCTGATCGACAGCATCAGGCAGGGGCAGCGCAGTACCTTCTTCTGCAAGCGCTGCCAGCGTTAG